Proteins encoded within one genomic window of Congzhengia minquanensis:
- a CDS encoding aminotransferase class I/II-fold pyridoxal phosphate-dependent enzyme — MEIKDFIQSEYGISPETFALCARAEEEVRPQFAEIDKTAELNQIKVLKAFSEHKVSEAHLGYSTGYGYDDLGRDTLEKIYADVFGTESALVRSSIVSGTHAICSCLFGVLRPGDTLLSATGAPYDTLEEIIGKRGSGGGSLKEWGIGYREVPLLKDGKINLTALGEALADKSVRLVELQRSKGYAWRPSYTLSDMEDAIALIKQKRPDVFVMVDNCYGEFVESLEPPQIGADLIAGSLIKNPGGGLALTGGYLAGKRGLVEQISYRLTSPGIGAEVGASLGMNRHMYQGFFMAPHTVAQALKTAVLTAKVFEKLGYDVSPKAEDKRGDIIQSVKFGSSEKLCAFCRGIQRGAPIDSFVVPEPWDMPGYENQVIMAAGAFVSGASIEISADGPIRPPYAAYMQGGLTYESGKLSVLCAADNLMKL, encoded by the coding sequence CCGGGCGGAGGAGGAGGTGCGCCCGCAGTTTGCTGAAATTGACAAAACGGCGGAGCTGAATCAGATTAAGGTGTTAAAGGCGTTTTCTGAACACAAAGTTTCGGAGGCGCACTTGGGCTATTCCACCGGATACGGCTATGACGATTTGGGCCGTGACACCTTGGAAAAAATTTATGCCGATGTGTTTGGAACAGAAAGCGCTTTGGTGCGCAGCAGCATTGTTTCCGGCACCCACGCGATTTGTTCCTGCCTGTTTGGCGTTTTGCGCCCGGGGGATACGCTGCTTTCTGCCACCGGTGCGCCCTATGACACACTGGAAGAAATTATTGGAAAACGCGGCTCGGGAGGCGGAAGTTTAAAAGAATGGGGCATTGGCTACCGCGAAGTGCCGCTATTAAAAGACGGAAAAATTAATTTAACCGCCCTTGGAGAAGCTTTGGCCGACAAAAGCGTGCGTTTGGTGGAGCTTCAGCGCTCAAAAGGCTATGCCTGGCGCCCCTCCTACACGCTTTCTGACATGGAGGACGCCATTGCGCTGATTAAACAGAAACGCCCCGACGTTTTTGTGATGGTGGACAACTGCTACGGCGAGTTTGTTGAAAGCCTTGAGCCGCCGCAAATCGGTGCGGACTTAATTGCCGGGTCGCTCATCAAAAACCCCGGCGGTGGGCTGGCTTTAACTGGCGGATATCTGGCAGGAAAGCGCGGGCTGGTGGAACAAATCAGTTACCGGCTTACCTCCCCCGGAATCGGCGCGGAGGTTGGCGCGTCCCTCGGCATGAACCGGCACATGTATCAGGGCTTTTTCATGGCTCCCCACACTGTGGCGCAAGCGTTAAAAACTGCAGTGCTCACGGCAAAGGTGTTTGAAAAACTGGGGTATGACGTTTCCCCCAAGGCCGAAGACAAACGCGGTGACATTATTCAGTCTGTGAAATTCGGCAGCAGTGAAAAGCTTTGCGCTTTTTGCCGCGGCATTCAGCGGGGCGCACCCATCGACTCCTTTGTTGTGCCGGAGCCGTGGGACATGCCCGGCTATGAAAATCAGGTGATTATGGCTGCCGGTGCGTTTGTGTCCGGCGCCAGCATTGAAATTTCTGCCGACGGGCCGATTCGTCCGCCCTATGCCGCCTATATGCAGGGCGGCCTGACCTATGAGAGCGGAAAGCTCTCTGTGCTCTGCGCGGCAGACAATTTGATGAAGCTGTAA